One Calditrichia bacterium DNA window includes the following coding sequences:
- a CDS encoding PTS mannose/fructose/sorbose transporter family subunit IID — MQPTSANDLSDRQKPSNIRRRDILRVFWRSFFMQSVWNYRSLISVGFGMCLIPILRRLYDDAPSRSAFLSRHFKFFNAHPYMASYALGVSIHLEEAFATGDPDACNKLDRFKQRLISILGAMGDRLFWSTIKPASLTFGVAGLVLFDDPLVKFIWLIMAFLVYNTPHLYLRYRGIWEGYRQGIQVYKLLNEQRYDLLYRLYYGLAVASIILVTAGLIIQFIQINEAAFALFLLSATVAMVVFKSSRNFYLSVCISFVMAVGAGALL; from the coding sequence ATGCAGCCAACGTCTGCAAATGATCTGTCGGACAGGCAAAAGCCGTCAAACATCCGCCGCCGGGATATTTTGCGGGTGTTCTGGCGAAGTTTTTTTATGCAATCGGTATGGAACTATCGCAGTCTCATTTCGGTTGGTTTTGGCATGTGCCTGATACCCATATTGCGTCGTTTGTATGACGACGCTCCTTCTCGCAGTGCTTTTTTATCCCGTCATTTCAAATTTTTTAATGCACATCCGTATATGGCTTCTTACGCGCTGGGCGTTTCGATCCATTTGGAAGAAGCGTTTGCCACCGGTGATCCGGACGCCTGCAACAAACTGGATCGGTTCAAACAACGGCTGATCAGCATTTTGGGCGCGATGGGCGACCGGCTGTTCTGGTCCACAATTAAACCTGCGTCGCTCACATTCGGGGTTGCCGGTCTGGTGTTGTTTGACGACCCGTTGGTCAAGTTTATCTGGCTGATAATGGCTTTTTTGGTTTACAATACGCCACATCTTTACCTCCGGTATCGCGGGATTTGGGAAGGTTACCGTCAGGGGATTCAGGTTTACAAATTATTAAATGAACAGCGATATGATTTGCTGTATCGTCTTTATTACGGACTGGCAGTTGCATCGATAATTTTAGTAACTGCAGGTTTAATCATACAATTTATCCAAATAAACGAAGCCGCTTTTGCGTTGTTTCTGCTTTCTGCAACGGTTGCAATGGTGGTGTTTAAAAGCTCTCGTAATTTTTATTTGTCGGTTTGCATATCATTTGTGATGGCTGTTGGTGCAGGGGCACTGTTGTAA
- a CDS encoding HPr family phosphocarrier protein, which translates to MIRKIFTIKNKYGLHARPAARFVKATSKFQSHIQIIKDGLVANGKSIMGLMTLAAEPGSEIEVVIEGDDRDAAMEAIRDLIENNFYEE; encoded by the coding sequence ATGATTCGTAAAATATTTACCATCAAAAACAAATACGGTTTACATGCACGTCCGGCTGCACGTTTCGTAAAGGCAACGAGTAAATTTCAATCGCATATCCAAATTATTAAAGATGGCCTGGTGGCAAACGGCAAAAGTATTATGGGGTTGATGACACTTGCCGCGGAACCCGGCAGCGAAATAGAAGTGGTGATTGAAGGGGATGACAGGGATGCAGCAATGGAAGCGATCCGCGACTTGATCGAAAATAATTTTTATGAAGAATAA
- the ptsP gene encoding phosphoenolpyruvate--protein phosphotransferase gives MEGIPASPGIVIGNCAVYREQIWHPDKEIIDDPKIAEECRKFRASVQKTLDRLRATYQQVKDQFGSELAEILETQIAFLEDDVFLSEIEKQISENKFSAAYATYHILSEKREYFSNLSNEYFRDRALDIYQLKKMLLSKITGKDKSGIELFKQSAKIVVADNLTPHDTVRLHRYKVLGFATNTGGKMSHTAIVARSLGVPAVVGLKLVTEIASKESMMILDGNTGKVILNPSPETITKYQESQKNYCDLESQLLLESMQETATKEGKKIEILANMEFEDELPTLHRVGAQGIGLFRTEGLFLHQNTLPLEDEQAAIYSRIAENMFPHKVIIRTLDLGGDKVAPNLMNTNEENPFLGWRAIRFWLDHKTGFLRQLKAILRANLKGNVQMMIPMVSGLSEIREVKELMAEAADSLRKEGKPFNEKIDIGIMIEIPSAVILADVFAQEVDFFSIGTNDLVQYTLAVDRGNDKVARLYSHFHPAVLRMIRMTIDAGKRANIPVGMCGEMASDPRAIPLLLAMGFEQLSASPNSIPQLKRVIRELSLTECASLDEKVAMLSKTTDVVRQVNEFYETHFPELILSGKDDEGYN, from the coding sequence TTGGAAGGGATTCCAGCATCTCCGGGAATAGTAATTGGAAACTGCGCCGTTTACAGGGAGCAAATCTGGCATCCCGATAAGGAAATAATTGACGACCCGAAAATTGCCGAGGAATGCCGGAAATTTCGTGCTTCCGTGCAGAAAACACTCGATCGCCTAAGGGCAACTTACCAGCAAGTAAAAGATCAATTTGGCAGCGAACTGGCTGAGATTCTGGAAACGCAAATTGCGTTTTTGGAGGACGATGTGTTCCTCAGCGAAATCGAAAAGCAGATCAGCGAAAATAAATTTAGCGCAGCTTATGCCACTTACCATATTCTCAGCGAAAAGCGGGAATATTTTTCCAACCTCTCGAACGAATATTTCCGGGATCGGGCACTGGATATTTATCAGCTCAAAAAAATGCTCCTCTCCAAAATTACCGGTAAAGACAAATCCGGCATCGAACTGTTCAAACAAAGTGCCAAAATTGTCGTTGCCGATAATTTGACACCGCACGATACGGTCCGGCTGCATCGCTACAAAGTATTGGGATTCGCCACCAACACCGGTGGAAAAATGTCTCACACTGCAATTGTTGCCCGCTCGCTGGGTGTTCCGGCAGTTGTTGGATTAAAATTGGTTACAGAAATTGCCAGCAAGGAAAGCATGATGATTTTAGATGGAAATACAGGAAAAGTAATTCTTAACCCGTCTCCTGAAACGATAACAAAATATCAGGAAAGCCAAAAAAATTATTGCGATCTGGAAAGCCAGTTGTTGCTGGAAAGCATGCAGGAAACAGCAACAAAAGAAGGTAAAAAAATTGAAATTTTAGCCAATATGGAATTTGAGGATGAATTGCCAACCCTGCACCGCGTTGGCGCTCAGGGCATCGGTTTGTTCCGGACGGAAGGCTTGTTTCTGCATCAAAACACACTACCGCTGGAAGATGAACAGGCTGCCATTTATTCCCGGATTGCAGAAAATATGTTTCCTCACAAGGTGATCATCCGCACGCTGGATTTGGGTGGCGACAAAGTGGCGCCGAACCTGATGAACACAAATGAAGAAAATCCATTTTTGGGATGGCGGGCGATACGTTTCTGGCTGGATCACAAAACCGGATTTTTGCGGCAGTTGAAAGCCATTTTACGCGCCAATCTCAAAGGCAATGTGCAAATGATGATCCCGATGGTCAGTGGGTTGAGCGAAATCCGAGAAGTAAAAGAATTAATGGCGGAAGCAGCAGACAGCCTGCGCAAAGAGGGCAAACCCTTCAACGAAAAAATTGATATCGGTATCATGATCGAAATTCCGTCTGCGGTTATTTTGGCAGACGTTTTTGCGCAGGAGGTCGATTTTTTCAGCATTGGAACCAATGATCTGGTGCAATATACCCTGGCTGTTGATCGCGGAAACGATAAAGTTGCCCGGTTGTATTCCCATTTTCACCCGGCGGTATTGCGGATGATCCGGATGACGATCGATGCCGGCAAACGCGCCAATATTCCCGTTGGTATGTGCGGAGAAATGGCCAGCGATCCGCGGGCAATTCCGCTGCTGCTGGCAATGGGATTTGAGCAATTGAGCGCCTCACCCAATAGCATTCCGCAGTTGAAACGGGTTATCCGGGAATTAAGCCTGACCGAATGCGCATCGCTCGATGAGAAAGTTGCGATGCTTTCCAAAACCACTGATGTGGTGCGTCAAGTTAATGAATTTTATGAAACACACTTTCCGGAATTGATTCTCTCCGGAAAAGATGATGAAGGTTACAATTGA
- a CDS encoding bifunctional phosphoglucose/phosphomannose isomerase — protein sequence MLEHDRSNFLKLLQQFPGQITSSVALMKNFKTDVKAKNVRDLVIAGMGGSAISGDLLIGYMSSDLKIPAVVNRDYEIPNFVGENTLFVALSYSGTTEETLTATRSALARKATVIGISSGGELQTLCEENGCQHIKIEGGLPPRQALGYIFFPLLLLMEAAGFLKSQKAAIEETIQLIGELDTRYDPKRSFGNNLANHIAQSIYHAIPVCYSGTSYLSGIPVRWRNQFNENSKVMAFSNVFPELNHNEIMGWEGLPEVNKHFRVIFLRCPDEHVRIKERIRITKEILRKNKILFGEVFAEGESRLARMFSLIYTCDWASYYLAMLNGKDPIDIKSIDYLKQKLSEATV from the coding sequence ATGCTTGAACACGATCGATCAAATTTTTTAAAATTGCTTCAGCAATTTCCCGGACAAATTACCAGTAGCGTCGCTTTGATGAAAAATTTCAAAACGGATGTGAAAGCTAAAAATGTCCGGGATTTGGTAATTGCCGGAATGGGTGGCTCCGCCATTTCCGGAGATCTGCTGATCGGATACATGTCTTCCGACCTGAAAATTCCTGCCGTTGTAAACCGGGATTATGAAATACCCAATTTTGTCGGAGAAAATACGCTGTTTGTCGCGCTTAGTTACTCCGGCACCACGGAAGAGACACTAACCGCCACCCGCAGCGCTCTGGCGCGTAAGGCAACGGTGATTGGCATCTCTTCTGGTGGCGAACTGCAGACATTGTGTGAAGAAAACGGTTGTCAACACATCAAAATAGAAGGCGGATTACCGCCACGACAAGCGTTGGGATACATCTTTTTCCCGTTGCTGCTGCTGATGGAAGCAGCCGGATTTCTGAAAAGCCAGAAAGCGGCAATTGAAGAAACCATTCAATTGATTGGAGAACTGGATACCCGTTACGATCCCAAACGCAGTTTTGGAAATAACCTTGCAAATCACATTGCCCAAAGCATATATCACGCTATTCCGGTATGTTACTCCGGTACGTCGTATTTGTCCGGCATTCCGGTGCGTTGGCGGAACCAGTTTAACGAAAATTCCAAAGTGATGGCATTCAGCAATGTTTTTCCCGAACTGAATCACAACGAAATTATGGGTTGGGAAGGGTTGCCGGAAGTGAACAAACATTTCCGGGTGATTTTCCTGCGTTGCCCGGATGAGCATGTGCGGATTAAAGAACGGATTCGCATCACCAAAGAAATATTGCGTAAAAATAAAATTTTATTCGGAGAAGTTTTCGCCGAAGGCGAATCGCGGTTGGCGCGGATGTTTTCACTAATTTACACCTGCGACTGGGCAAGTTACTATCTGGCAATGCTCAACGGGAAAGACCCAATCGATATCAAAAGCATCGATTATCTGAAGCAAAAGCTGAGCGAAGCAACCGTCTGA